In Gossypium hirsutum isolate 1008001.06 chromosome D06, Gossypium_hirsutum_v2.1, whole genome shotgun sequence, one genomic interval encodes:
- the LOC107900579 gene encoding uncharacterized protein, which yields MASSDNGNLKEQIEESSDTKTTGQISLQVSSSQKILLNSENPQRKPFMNFMSPPSRFKFLDFSSASASFKRFAEERDEVSRLVASSSGHRIRERLTGVFAKKIDWVSLMKMCKEWIRDPMNMALFVWILAVAISGAILFLVMTGMLNKALSKKSQRDAWFEVNNQILNALFTLMCLYHHPKRFYHLVLLCRWKPEDVSRLRKVYCKNGTYKPHEWAHMMVVVVLLHINCFAQYALCGLNWGYKRSERPPIGVGICMSFAIGAPALAGLYTIVSPLGKDYVSEVDEEAQGGIDASEIRLEQSRRKSFERRYSFASGEGERIVESRPLWSGGILDIWDDISLAYLSLFCTCCVFGWNMERLGFGNMYVHIATFLLFCMAPFWIFNLAAVNIDNETVREALGFTGIVLCLFGLLYGGFWRIQMRKRFNLPAYKFCFGHPAVADCTLWLCCCWCALAQEARTGNSYDIVEDKFLRKQTNNGNEVRMSPLPREQGIGRFSSDPSSSPGYGSSPTTRFTTNSPSPRMISKEYYSPDRQLSTVKEEFSIGGKDETMIPPTPSSMTQREETQLKTLTNELKYII from the coding sequence ATGGCTTCAAGTGATAATGGGAATCTGAAAGAGCAAATTGAGGAATCCAGTGATACTAAAACAACAGGGCAAATTTCTCTTCAAGTTTCATCGTCACAAAAGATTCTTCTAAACAGTGAAAACCCTCAAAGAAAGCCATTTATGAACTTTATGTCTCCCCCAAGTAGATTCAAGTTTCTTGACTTTAGCTCTGCATCTGCTAGTTTCAAGCGTTTTGCCGAAGAAAGAGATGAGGTTTCTCGGTTGGTGGCTTCTTCAAGTGGTCATAGGATACGAGAACGTCTGACTGGGGTTTTTGCTAAAAAGATTGATTGGGTTTCTCTCATGAAAATGTGTAAGGAATGGATTAGGGACCCTATGAATATGGCCCTTTTTGTATGGATCCTGGCTGTTGCTATCTCGGGTGCTATTCTGTTCCTTGTCATGACTGGAATGTTGAATAAAGCGCTCTCTAAGAAGTCCCAGAGAGATGCCTGGTTCGAAGTCAACAATCAAATTCTCAATGCTCTGTTTACTCTCATGTGTTTGTACCATCACCCTAAGCGTTTTTACCATCTTGTACTTCTTTGTAGATGGAAACCAGAAGATGTTTCCCGACTCAGAAAGGTATACTGTAAGAATGGGACCTATAAGCCCCATGAGTGGGCACATATGATGGTGGTTGTTGTGCTACTTCATATCAACTGTTTTGCTCAGTATGCTCTTTGTGGTCTGAACTGGGGATACAAGAGATCTGAGCGACCTCCTATTGGTGTTGGGATATGTATGTCATTTGCAATAGGTGCACCAGCATTGGCTGGTCTTTACACCATTGTTAGCCCTCTTGGGAAGGATTATGTTTCTGAAGTGGACGAGGAAGCACAGGGGGGGATTGATGCTAGTGAAATTAGATTAGAGCAGTCAAGACGAAAATCATTCGAGAGGAGATATTCATTTGCATCTGGCGAGGGAGAGAGAATTGTTGAAAGCAGACCGCTCTGGAGTGGAGGGATACTAGACATCTGGGATGACATTTCTCTAGCATATCTTTCTCTTTTTTGTACCTGTTGTGTGTTTGGGTGGAACATGGAGAGGCTCGGTTTCGGGAACATGTATGTACATATTGCTACTTTTCTCCTGTTTTGTATGGCTCCTTTCTGGATTTTCAATTTGGCTGCTGTGAATATCGATAATGAGACTGTCAGAGAGGCTCTTGGTTTTACCGGAATTGTTCTTTGTCTGTTTGGTTTATTGTATGGTGGCTTCTGGAGGATTCAAATGAGGAAGAGATTTAATTTGCCAGCTTACAAGTTTTGTTTCGGTCATCCAGCAGTAGCTGATTGCACGCTATGGCTATGCTGTTGTTGGTGTGCCCTTGCTCAGGAAGCACGCACCGGCAATTCTTATGATATTGTAGAAGATAAGTTCTTAAGAAAGCAAACAAACAATGGTAACGAGGTGCGAATGTCACCTTTACCTCGTGAACAAGGGATTGGACGATTTAGTTCTGACCCTAGTTCTTCGCCCGGGTACGGTTCTAGCCCAACCACGAGATTTACAACCAATTCTCCAAGTCCCAGAATGATTTCAAAGGAATATTATAGTCCTGACCGTCAGCTTTCTACAGTGAAAGAAGAGTTTTCTATAGGAGGTAAAGATGAAACTATGATTCCACCTACTCCGTCATCGATGACACAGAGAGAGGAAACTCAATTGAAGACATTGACCAATGAATTGAAATACATtatataa